From a single Scylla paramamosain isolate STU-SP2022 chromosome 28, ASM3559412v1, whole genome shotgun sequence genomic region:
- the LOC135114882 gene encoding uncharacterized protein LOC135114882 isoform X1, which translates to MKSDKVGKRTAVFQVSRVLWHLDIFRRSFRELSGHACMSDACIFCALKELFSQLQYSHESALPPDALRRALAQTFYNQQRFQLGFMDDAAECFENILLRIHFHVASGEAEDMCSARHCIPHQRFAMTLVEQSVCGECGATSEPLPFTQMVHYVSASALTAQARQMGDTSGGGPQSQPPDMFGQLLKKAGGMGDIRDCPSACGAKIQICRTLMNRPEIVSIGVVWDSERPTLEHIMAVFATVGTTLRLRDVFQSVVDDRWAQHTHHQLVGVVTYYGKHYSTFFYHTKLRVWIYFDDATVREIGPHWEQVVDKCRRGHFQPLLLLYANPSGTPVPIDSAPRTVTLVPGHRPHSRPMQAPMKAMTSAGETYPQGATRRALTPNPEKCGDGMGPAPRRAVTPSPEVAAQLESHRDYQNIHALNAHVYQDGPSEGHGDDVFEPGTSSYRRQLESIKQSGSVLPNKPTIPGRPRLDSDDSVYVGRRGDAQRQERQRSISCNGYNQHGNRNSNSSLDQFDKDGLKMPEGTNVPRRRDSGNWSGDRNSASSSSSTSLEHPYLFMVGKTGRQPPSPTGKAPPSPSRTDHPEYANLGVGVPQQHSHGHHAPSHPSSAPPAGQYDPGYDSYSLSSNDSYPIQQNLKHNLQQLQQIPEGVQASDSPGTYTGGSQQDSSSVSTLTESEAGSNCETLCLAADSLLEEARAREESGDLSGALDLCSAAAAKTRAAMDAPYNNAHSLTFARMKHNTCVMRARSLHRRILIQEETAAWEGQYKIDGPHHSRQGSRDSQRSRTSRQGSREGSVHHSRQGSRDASSGSQARSQEQLDTAVTLAQTAEKLQNTNIEIYATLPKKKGKKTSGEKSSRREETELQLEKTKERKISEKSKEKSSKERKGGKVRPVDSDYGSDHSSKSHSSSKGSSKGTEKEDVNAIVEVKEEKSIGKKQHKIRRKLLMGGLIRRKNRSMPDLREGQDAEDPKAATDDLQVRSLSRPTTPSGEKTMAGYLSEGHLEYGNPNLERSKLMRKSFHGSVGKGLSPAKVPPPIPQRISSQLSQKSDKGGHKEEKKREKRPPYPLPPSDHQSEEPPALPPRCYTPEMINSNNAVHKGEPQSLPFLQAAQHDNFQPCSLSFPAPQPSPSTPTQITICADIHQEPSGHPESLHHLQEQKMHQEAPASVKLHDHQIHQDQQQQPFLQSHLPKAQVSSNSDWPNVSHSRQSSEDFPPPPPPLEEAVEDLKTRGLLPQPCPPSRATPEVPATSQPSSLLAQLQQKRQQIIESKEGSGSNIDDRVRSSPAKSSDDWLQELQAKQAAMKRKMQQQSGVRVDDPTTTITAATTTSTTTTTTANTYSNTHSSNKNNTSTTTSTSSSSGTTSVRNLASKFENVCIAQGRSEAGTDCVDSSATPTASLPTPTPAPVAPQQHLYLQQQQQHQQQQQSQHQQLQQQQQQLQQQQQQQQLQQQQQQQLQQQQHQLQQQQHQQLQQQQHHQLQQQQVQQHQQLHQHHHHQIQQQHQLQQQQQQYHQQQQQQQHQQQQVRHDISERQRAVSQLFTREYTQCNSLQLPSHSGHESRLSSSYRTRSETSEGGPGVCCRDSQTSDSVRDDSELNTSTDTNSSDIAKKKKSKKSVTFCDQVVLVATAEDEEEDAYIPNPILERVLKSALTSSSSSSSCSASSSSMSDTDTSSCGEPSTGKLNGAATQAKGNVSTPQPSPHYPQQQQQPQQQQQQQHSYLQPHPSSQPPASQGYPNHNPAHHSHPPASYPSQSSGHQQHPPPIYPNTSQVPAHLTSSLSTQPHAAPAPSHPQSSQSSSSQMRMPPPYQPPPSVAKPLGPHTSHTRTLANGLHSSQMPHLLTNQHPARPAQQQPQHARHIPPQQQQQPPQQQQQRQAVAPYPGMMTRQNSSLGVQPHDVERTYPPYQRLPHPSQLSAQPQMVAMHPPARGGPAPHLHTAPPTQTNGYPPYSPAAPFTRHQPSQQPQSSHGHPQQPQQQQQQQQQQQQSQQQQQPQQQQQHGSGYGSVGRGGVKGAPSHFCGPLDPSAIYSTVNKSSKKPTAAPTASGPGLQPCNLCRKKCVNPPSTYCNDCDFYMSRFKPKA; encoded by the exons GAATTGTTCTCGCAGCTGCAGTACAGCCATGAGTCTGCCTTACCACCCGACGCCCTTCGCCGCGCCTTGGCTCAGACTTTCTACAATCAGCAACGCTTCCAGCTGGGATTCATGGACGATGCTGCCGAGTGCTTCGAAAATATCTTATTGCGGATTCACTTCCACGTGGCGAGCGGCGAGGCTGAGGACATGTGCAGCGCGCGGCACTGCATCCCGCACCAGCGCTTCGCCATGACGCTGGTGGAGCAGAGCGTGTGCGGGGAGTGCGGAGCCACGTCCGAGCCTCTACCATTCACTCAGATGGTGCACTACGTGTCCGCCTCGGCCCTCACTGCCCAGGCCAGGCAGATGGGCGACACCAGCGGCGGCGGCCCGCAGTCTCAGCCCCCCGACATGTTCGGACAGTTACTGAAGAAAGCAGGAGGCATGGGTGACATTCGCGACTGTCCG AGTGCGTGCGGCGCCAAGATCCAGATCTGCCGGACACTGATGAACCGGCCGGAGATCGTGTCCATCGGCGTGGTGTGGGACTCGGAGCGCCCCACGCTAGAGCACATCATGGCGGTGTTTGCCACCGTGGGCACGACACTGCGCCTGCGGGACGTTTTCCAGAGTGTGGTGGACGACCGCTGGGCGCAGCACACGCACCACCAGCTGGTCGGCGTGGTCACTTACTACGGCAAGCATTACTCTACGTTCTTCTATCACACTAAGCTGCGGGTGTGGATATACTTCGACGACGCCACTGTCAGGGAGATTGGACCCCACTGGGAACAAGTTGTTGACAAGTGCCGGCGTGGCCACTTCCAGcccttgctgctgctgtatGCCAACCCGAGCGGCACACCGGTACCCATAGACAGTGCTCCCAGGACAGTGACGCTGGTGCCTGGTCACCGCCCCCACAGCCGCCCCATGCAGGCTCCCATGAAGGCCATGACATCGGCTGGGGAAACATACCCTCAGGGCGCCACCCGCCGTGCTCTCACCCCCAACCCGGAGAAGTGTGGAGATGGAATGGGTCCAGCGCCCCGCCGTGCAGTTACCCCAAGCCCTGAAGTTGCAGCACAGCTGGAGTCACACCGAGACTACCAGAACATTCATGCACTCAATGCACACGTTTACCAGGATGGCCCCAGCGAAGGCCATGGCGATGACGTGTTTGAGCCAGGCACCTCCAGCTACCGACGACAGCTGGAGAGCATCAAGCAGAGTGGTTCTGTGCTGCCCAACAAGCCCACCATCCCTGGCCGACCCAGGCTTGACTCAGACGACTCAGTCTATGTTGGAAGGCGGGGCGATGCACAGCGGCAGGAGCGGCAGCGCTCTATCAGCTGCAACGGATACAACCAGCATGGCAATCGCAACAGCAATTCCTCGCTGGATCAGTTTGACAAGGACGGCCTCAAGATGCCAGAGGGCACCAATGTGCCTCGCCGCCGAGATTCAGGCAACTGGAGTGGCGATCGTAACAGCGCATCATCTTCATCCTCAACATCACTAGAACATCCGTACCTCTTCATGGTGGGCAAGACAGGACGGCAGCCTCCGTCACCCACTGGCAAGGCGCCACCAAGCCCCTCTCGCACTGACCATCCTGAGTATGCCAACCTTGGGGTGGGTGTGCCCCAGCAACACAGTCATGGGCACCATGCCCCCAGCCACCCCTCCTCTGCACCTCCTGCTGGCCAGTATGACCCTGGCTATGACTCctactcactttcctccaatGACTCCTATCCCATTCAGCAGAACCTGAAGCATAATTTGCAG CAGCTTCAGCAGATTCCTGAGGGAGTGCAAGCCAGTGACAGCCCTGGGACATACACAGGAGGAAGTCAGCAGGACAGCAGCAGTGTCAGTACACTGACTGAGAGTGAAGCAGGCAGCAACTGTGAGACTCTTTGTCTCGCTGCCGACTCTCTCTTGGAGGAGGCTCGTGCACGTGAGGAGTCAGGAGACCTTTCA GGTGCCTTGGATTTGtgcagtgctgctgctgccaagACTCGAGCAGCCATGGATGCACCCTATAACAATGCTCACTCCCTTACCTTTGCCCGCATGAAGCACAACACTTGTGTGATGCGAGCACGCTCTCTGCACCGACGCATCCTCATCCAGGAAGAGACAGCAGCTTGGGAGGGACAGTACAAGATAG ATGGCCCTCACCACAGCCGGCAGGGCTCCAGGGACTCCCAGAGGTCACGTACCAGCCGCCAGGGATCAAGGGAAGGTTCTGTGCACCACAGCCGCCAGGGGTCAAGAGATGCCTCCAGTGGATCACAAGCAAGGTCACAAGAGCAGTTGGACACAGCAGTGACCCTAGCCCAGACAGCTGAAAAACTTCAGAACACAAACATTGAGATCTATGCAACTCTGCccaagaaaaaggggaaaaagacatCTGGAGAGAAATCATCAAGGAGGGAGGAGACTGAGCTGCAGCTGGAGAAGaccaaggagaggaagatttctgaaaagagcaaggaaaagtcaagcaaggagagaaaaggtggaaagGTGCGACCTGTTGACAGCGACTACGGTAGTGATCATAGCTCCAAGAGCCACTCCTCATCCAAGGGCTCCTCCAAAGGtacagagaaggaggatgttAATGCcattgtggaggtgaaggaggaaaagtcaatCGGGAAGAAGCAGCACAAGATCCGCCGCAAGTTGCTCATGGGTGGACTCATCCGCCGGAAGAACCGCAGCATGCCAGACCTGCGTGAGGGACAGGACGCAGAGGACCCCAAGGCAGCCACGGATGACCTGCAGGTGCGCAGTCTGTCCCGGCCCACCACACCCTCTGGGGAGAAGACCATGGCTGGCTACCTGAGTGAGGGCCACCTTGAGTACGGCAACCCTAACCTTGAACGGAGCAAACTCATGAGGAAGAGCTTCCATGGCAGTGTTGGGAAGGGTCTTTCCCCTGCCAAGGTGCCACCACCCATCCCACAACGCATCAGCTCACAACTTTCCCAGAAGAGTGACAAGGGAGGccacaaggaggagaagaagagagagaagcgtcCACCTTACCCACTGCCACCTTCAGACCACCAGTCGGAAGAACCGCCAGCATTGCCTCCACGCTGCTACACTCCTGAGATGATCAACAGCAACAATGCTGTACATAAGGGTGAACCACAGTCACTTCCATTCCTTCAAGCAGCCCAGCATGACAACTTTCAGCCCTGCTCCCTGTCTTTCCCTGCACCCCAGCCCTCACCCAGCACACCCACTCAAATTACCATCTGTGCTGACATACATCAGGAGCCATCAGGCCATCCAGAATCTCTTCACCACCTGCAGGAACAGAAAATGCATCAAGAAGCACCTGCCTCTGTCAAGTTGCATGATCACCAAATTCACCAAGATCAGCAACAGCAGCCATTCCTTCAGAGTCACTTGCCCAAAGCTCAAGTCAGCTCAAATTCTGACTGGCCAAATGTTTCACACTCTAGACAGAGCAGTGAggacttccctcctcctcctccccccttggAAGAGGCTGTGGAGGACCTAAAAACTCGAGGGCTACTTCCCCAACCCTGCCCACCATCCAGGGCCACCCCAGAGGTTCCTGCCACCTCTCAGCCCTCAAGTCTGTTGGCACAGCTGCAGCAGAAGCGGCAGCAAATAATTGAGAGCAAAGAGGGAAGTGGCTCAAATATTGATGACAGAGTCCGATCTTCACCTGCAAAGAGTAGCGATGACTGGCTGCAGGAGCTGCAAGCCAAACAAGCTGCCATGAAGCGAAAGATGCAGCAACAGTCTGGTGTGCGAGTAGAtgaccccaccaccaccatcactgctgccaccaccacttccaccactaccaccaccactgccaataCCTACAGCAACACTCATTCTTCCAAtaagaataatacctccactACTACAAGcactagcagcagtagtgggACAACCTCTGTGCGTAATCTTGCCTCAAAGTTTGAGAATGTATGTATTGCACAAGGCAGAAGTGAGGCTGGAACAGACTGTGTAGACAGCAGTGCCACTCCAACAGCCTCACTCCCAACACCAACCCCAGCACCAGTTGCTCCACAGCAACATCTCTAcctccaacagcagcagcagcatcagcagcaacagcaatcaCAACACCAACAgttgcaacagcagcagcaacagttacaacaacagcagcagcagcaacagttacaacagcagcagcagcagcagttacagcaacagcaacatcagttgcaacagcaacaacatcagcagttacagcagcaacaacatcatcagCTGCAACAGCAACAAgtgcagcagcatcagcagttacatcagcatcaccatcatcagatacagcagcagcatcagttacaacagcaacagcaacagtaccaccaacagcagcagcaacagcagcaccagcagcagcaagtcAGGCATGATATAAGTGAGCGGCAGCGAGCAGTGAGTCAGCTCTTCACACGAGAATACACACAGTGCAACTCCCTGCAGCTGCCTTCCCACAGTGGGCATGAGAGTCGCCTCAGCTCCTCCTACCGCACCCGTTCCGAAACAAGCGAAGGTGGCCCAGGGGTGTGCTGCAGGGACAGCCAAACAAGTGACAGTGTCAGAGATGATTCAGAGCTTAACACCAGCACTGACACCAACTCAAGTGACATtgccaagaagaagaagtccAAAAAGAGTGTAACCTTCTGTGATCaagtggtgttggtggccacagctgaggatgaagaagaagatgccTACATCCCAAATCCCATTCTTGAACGTGTCCTCAAATCAGCCCtcacctcttcatcctcttcctcctcctgttctgcctcatcttcctccatgtcagacacagACACTTCCTCCTGTGGGGAACCATCAACTGGCAAACTGAATGGTGCTGCAACCCAGGCCAAAGGAAATGTGTCCACACCTCAGCCCAGCCCACACTAcccacagcaacagcagcagccacagcagcaacagcagcagcagcattcatACTTACAACCCCACCCATCCTCCCAACCCCCAGCATCCCAAGGCTATCCCAATCACAATCCTGCACATCACTCACATCCACCTGCATCCTATCCCTCACAGTCCTCAGGCCATCAGCAACACCCACCCCCCATCTACCCCAACACATCCCAGGTCCCAGCACATCTAACTTCTTCCCTCAGCACCCAGCCTCATGCAGCCCCAGCTCCCTCTCACCCACAAAGCAGTCAGAGCTCCAGTTCCCAGATGAGGATGCCACCCCCCTACCAGCCTCCTCCCAGTGTGGCCAAGCCCCTGggcccacacacttcacacactcGCACTCTAGCCAATGGACTTCACTCGTCCCAAATGCCGCATCTGCTGACTAACCAGCATCCAGCCAGGCCAGCTCAGCAGCAGCCTCAGCATGCACGGCACATTCCAcctcagcaacagcagcagccaccacagcagcagcaacagaggcAAGCAGTGGCACCCTACCCAGGAATGATGACAAGGCAGAACAGCAGCCTAGGAGTTCAGCCTCATGATGTGGAGCGAACTTATCCACCGTACCAGCGCCTGCCTCACCCCAGCCAACTGTCGGCCCAGCCCCAGATGGTAGCCATGCACCCTCCTGCCCGTGGTGGTCCTGCCCCTCACCTGCACACTGCACCTCCCACCCAGACCAATGGTTACCCACCATACTCCCCAGCAGCTCCATTCACTCGTCACCAACCATCTCAGCAGCCACAGTCAAGCCATGGCCACCCAcagcagccacagcagcagcaacagcagcagcagcaacagcagcaatcacagcagcagcagcagccacaacagcagcagcaacatggctCAGGATATGGTAGTGTGGGTCGGGGTGGTGTAAAAGGTGCTCCAAGTCACTTTTGTGGTCCACTTGATCCATCAGCCATCTACTCCACTGTTAACAAGTCGTCAAAAAAACCAACAGCTGCCCCCACCGCATCTGGGCCTGGCCTTCAGCCCTGCAACCTGTGTAGGAAGAAGTGTGTGAATCCACCTTCCACTTACTGCAATGACTGTGACTTCTATATGTCCAGGTTTAAGCCCAAAGCATAG